One window of the Pyxicephalus adspersus chromosome 5, UCB_Pads_2.0, whole genome shotgun sequence genome contains the following:
- the TEX10 gene encoding testis-expressed protein 10 isoform X2, with product MTNKRKRQEDFQKVKLKVGKKKPRADNVTDTNCKIKSIHLSEQLRDDHSLPTSRRKLTITDILSQLHHYNSSVKHGALVGLQEILSTHPSLIDTHISSIMSEVTAMFTDKDAMVRSATISVLQHLAPMISQDRIAPFFPLLSAHLSSAMTHIMSEIQEDSLKILDILLEEYSDLLIDRSSMLLNNFLELVSHKKNSKEKKNTDKSTAWTLSVNPNRKITSQKWRINVLGRLKKFLQALVKRAVERYPDNEGLHDGSENKIAVKANEDISWQEHAAGQQQIRVFDCGQTQLSKTSLFCLRSLGGVSSNTDEGLSSSNSLKAFIEAVIPILIECWVEESPSNACDSSENLPKPIAHNLLQQVLSIISLLWKLSEHQDESQKMDGWLRKNYLKDFRYHFMKHFPYNAQDTLKQKKKIKKRNKDGSSLPYNGLDYLLLNVTLCDIMVFLANPSTLQEDFDWLSMIRTFVTGKLISGWKLYAKQLKRLLEVTNRLLNIHINRVATEKLIQAVYMSYQQKDLHLSVRSMLLKFFNRTYLKEEEMFLNMGRSRSKVLSRWLANLPIQLVHLGPRNHQLSSLMIDTIYTAAARSNKELLQNLQSVACQIYDPKDGILVLLPEELQLRLVQLLYFIPFLSPDLLVSLSHCCIFERLPSNLASKLIGILHTRSPFGNWMCPVIESTMQDVDYFSFLFSTLIGFSKEKLAWMQNNKITFPLSKTRVSRVCIYLTQQPFFVHHWTVTQTPNLNTQKLVQQKQIVEDQSKRPGQSQME from the exons GATATCCTTTCACAATTGCATCATTACAATTCTAGTGTTAAACATGGGGCTCTTGTTGGTCTCCAAGAAATCCTGTCTACACATCCTTCATTAATTGATACACACATTTCCAGTATAATGAGTGAAGTGACTGCTATGTTCACTGACAAGGATGCTATGGTTAGGTCAGCCACAATATCTGTCCTGCAGCATTTGGCACCAATGATTTCTCAAGACAGAATTGCAccatttttcccccttttgagTGCTCACCTCTCCTCTGCTATGACTCATATAATGTCTGAAATTCAGGAAGATTCACTGAAGATCCTGGATATCCTGTTGGAAGAATACTCTGACTTACTTATCGATCGTAGCAGTATGTTATTAAACAATTTCTTGGAACTTGTTTCCCATAAAAAGAActcgaaagaaaaaaaaaacactgataagtCAACAGCATGGACACTGTCTGTAAATCCTAATCGGAAGATTACATCTCAGAAGTGGAGAATAAATGTACTTGGTAGACTAAAAAAGTTTCTACAGGCATTGGTAAAGCGAGCTGTTGAAAGATATCCTGACAACGAAGGACTGCATGATGGCtctgaaaataaaattgctgtaaAAGCAAATGAAGACATCTCTTGGCAAGAGCATGCAGCTGGTCAGCAACAAATTAGGGTATTCGATTGTGGACAAACACAATTAAGTAAAACCTCCTTATTTTGTCTGAG GTCACTGGGGGGAGTATCTTCTAACACAGATGAAGGCCTGTCTTCTTCAAATAGTTTAAAAGCATTTATAGAAGCAGTAATTCCAATTTTGATCGAATGCTGGGTTGAGGAGTCACCCAGTAATGCATGTGATAGTTCTGAAAACTTGCCAAAACCTATAGCACATAATCTTCTGCAGCAGGTACTGAGCATCATTTCTCTTCTTTGGAAACTTAGTGAACACCAGGATGAATCACAGAAAATG GATGGTTGGCTAAGGAAGAATTATCTTAAAGATTTTAGGTATCATTTCATGAAACATTTTCCATATAATGCTCAAGATACCttgaaacagaagaaaaaaataaagaaacg GAATAAGGATGGATCATCACTTCCTTATAATGGCTTAGATTATCTCTTGTTAAATGTAACATTATGTGACATTATGGTCTTTTTGGCAAATCCTTCAACACTGCAAGAAGATTTTGACTGGCTATCCATGATAAGGACATTTGTGACTGGAAAGTTAATTAGTGGCTGGAAATTATACGCCAAACAATTAAAACGACTGCTTGAAGTAACAAACAGACTTTTGAATATTCATATTAACAGAG tgGCTACAGAAAAATTAATTCAAGCAGTTTATATGTCATACCAgcaaaaagatttacatttatcaGTGCGTTCAATGCTGCTAAAGTTTTTTAATAGGACGtatttaaaagaagaagaaatgttCCTCAATATGGGAAG gAGCCGAAGTAAAGTTTTATCTCGATGGCTTGCCAATTTACCAATTCAGCTTGTTCATCTTGGTCCAAGAAACCACCAGCTTTCTTCCCTTATGATTGATACAATATATACTGCTGCAGCTCGGTCAAACAAGGAATTACTTCAAAACCTTCAGTCAGTAGCCTGTCAAATTTATG ATCCAAAAGATGGCATTCTTGTGCTTCTACCAGAAGAATTACAGTTAAGGCTAGTTCAGCTTTTGTACTTCATCCCATTTTTATCACCCGATTTACTGGTTTCCTTGAGTCATTGTTGTATCTTTGAAAGATTGCCGTCTAATCTTGCATCTAAGCTCATTGGAATATTACACACCAG gtCCCCCTTTGGAAATTGGATGTGTCCAGTCATTGAAAGTACAATGCAAGATGTGGACTATTTCAGCTTTTTGTTCTCAACCCTCATAG gattttCTAAAGAAAAGTTGGCATGGATGCAGAATAACAAAATCACTTTTCCACTGAGCAAAACGAGAGTGTCTCGTGTCTGTATATATCTGACTCAGCAGCCATTTTTTGTACATCACTGGACAGTTACTCAG actcccaacttgaacacccaaaaattagtacagcaaaaacagatagtggaagatcagtccaagaggcctggacagagtcAGATGGAGTGA